The Alteriqipengyuania halimionae genome contains a region encoding:
- a CDS encoding DUF3089 domain-containing protein has protein sequence MARKFLYLVAGLAVLVIAGAFLLRIYQNELTRWATVPDVEFVEQEPLEENIYADPAMWYSRPGAQNDPSRFLPTGFDREAETLDAAVFFVHPTSFFSKQAWNAPLDDDSADSQARLFLRGLASAFSQAEELWAPRYRQATFGAFLTDKPEGQEALGAAYGDVEQAFDRFVEEIGPDRPIVLAGHSQGSFHLMNLLARRIKGTPLADRIAAAYVIGWPMSLDHDLPELPLPACETAESAGCVVSWSSYAEPADTTLTLEAYAASPGLDGTARGTSPFLCTNPLTGAPGGEAPPSSNRGTLVPNEALTEANLVEGAVPARCGEEGFLYIGDPPELGRGVLPGNNYHVYDIPLFWLNLREDMARRLAAFGE, from the coding sequence ATGGCCCGCAAATTCCTGTATCTCGTTGCCGGTCTCGCGGTGCTCGTCATCGCGGGCGCATTCCTGCTGCGCATCTATCAGAACGAGCTTACCCGCTGGGCGACCGTGCCCGATGTCGAATTCGTCGAGCAGGAGCCGCTCGAAGAGAACATCTATGCCGATCCGGCGATGTGGTATTCCCGGCCTGGTGCGCAGAACGATCCGTCGCGCTTCCTGCCGACCGGGTTCGACCGAGAGGCCGAAACGCTGGATGCGGCGGTGTTCTTCGTTCACCCGACCAGCTTCTTCAGCAAGCAGGCGTGGAACGCGCCGCTCGACGATGATTCCGCCGACAGCCAGGCCCGTCTGTTTCTGCGTGGCCTCGCCAGCGCTTTCAGCCAAGCCGAAGAATTGTGGGCCCCGCGCTATCGCCAGGCGACCTTCGGCGCGTTCCTGACCGACAAGCCCGAAGGTCAGGAGGCGCTGGGAGCGGCCTATGGCGATGTCGAACAGGCGTTCGACCGCTTCGTCGAGGAAATCGGCCCCGATCGCCCGATCGTTCTCGCGGGGCACAGCCAGGGCTCATTCCATCTGATGAACCTGCTCGCCCGCCGGATAAAAGGCACGCCGCTCGCCGACCGGATCGCCGCCGCCTATGTGATCGGTTGGCCGATGAGCCTCGATCATGATCTGCCCGAACTGCCCCTTCCGGCCTGCGAAACGGCCGAAAGCGCTGGTTGTGTGGTTAGCTGGTCGAGCTATGCCGAGCCGGCCGATACCACGCTTACGCTCGAAGCCTATGCCGCCTCTCCCGGTCTCGATGGGACGGCGCGCGGCACCAGCCCGTTCCTGTGCACCAATCCGCTGACCGGCGCGCCGGGTGGCGAAGCGCCGCCCAGCAGCAATCGCGGCACGCTCGTACCGAACGAAGCGCTGACCGAGGCAAACCTCGTCGAAGGCGCCGTCCCGGCGCGATGCGGCGAGGAAGGCTTCCTCTATATCGGCGATCCGCCCGAGCTCGGCCGCGGCGTCCTGCCGGGCAACAATTACCACGTTTACGACATCCCGCTGTTCTGGCTGAACCTGCGCGAAGACATGGCGCGCCGGCTCGCCGCGTTCGGCGAATAG
- a CDS encoding AI-2E family transporter, protein MSDMDNHSPRSEAASPTRISDPKMRIELHKAFIWTLVVGGVYLAVTIAQSILIIFGALVFSAMIDGGTRLLGRVLPIARSWRVAIVLTLATLFLLWLGYFAGTQIAEQAAAFSTLIGNQIGRVFAWAQQMGFAVDQSYIKEVIGQISNGVGTITRAIGGVVGGLTTMLLIAIIGIFIAIEPNLYERGVSWMVARERRDNFHATVSAMGYSLRRLLAGRLLGMGIEGVFTYLMLTFGGMALGIGAVPMAALLALLTGLLAFIPNIGALVSGALMILVGFSGGTEMGLYTIFVYFAVQTIDGYILIPMIAKKAVDLAPALVLAAQLILGALFGILGLALADPIIAMIKVALERRSQHNDADDAARAKQIKAEQKKTAKKATAKS, encoded by the coding sequence ATGAGCGATATGGACAATCACTCGCCCCGATCCGAAGCGGCCAGCCCGACCCGGATCAGCGATCCGAAAATGCGGATCGAATTGCACAAGGCGTTTATCTGGACGCTGGTGGTCGGCGGGGTCTACCTCGCGGTTACGATCGCGCAGTCGATCCTGATCATCTTCGGCGCCCTGGTGTTTTCGGCGATGATCGACGGCGGCACGCGACTGCTGGGCCGTGTTCTCCCGATTGCGCGAAGCTGGCGGGTCGCGATCGTTCTGACGCTCGCGACGCTGTTTCTCCTGTGGCTGGGCTATTTCGCCGGCACGCAGATCGCCGAGCAGGCGGCCGCCTTCTCGACATTGATCGGCAACCAGATCGGGCGCGTCTTCGCTTGGGCCCAGCAAATGGGCTTCGCCGTCGACCAGAGCTACATCAAGGAAGTCATCGGCCAGATTTCGAATGGCGTGGGAACGATCACCAGGGCGATCGGCGGCGTCGTCGGTGGCCTGACGACCATGCTTCTGATCGCGATCATCGGCATCTTCATCGCGATCGAACCGAATCTCTACGAACGCGGCGTGTCGTGGATGGTCGCGCGCGAACGGCGCGATAACTTTCATGCCACTGTATCCGCGATGGGATATTCGCTGCGTCGCCTCCTCGCCGGTCGCCTCCTTGGCATGGGCATCGAAGGCGTGTTCACCTACCTGATGCTGACTTTCGGCGGCATGGCGCTGGGGATCGGCGCAGTACCTATGGCGGCCCTGCTGGCGCTGCTCACCGGCCTGCTCGCCTTCATTCCCAATATCGGCGCGCTGGTCTCCGGGGCGCTGATGATCCTGGTCGGCTTTTCCGGTGGGACCGAGATGGGGCTCTACACCATCTTCGTCTATTTCGCGGTGCAGACGATCGATGGCTACATCCTGATCCCGATGATCGCGAAGAAGGCGGTCGACCTCGCCCCGGCGCTGGTATTGGCGGCGCAGTTGATCCTCGGCGCACTGTTCGGCATTCTCGGCCTCGCACTCGCCGATCCGATCATCGCAATGATCAAGGTCGCGCTCGAGCGACGCTCTCAGCACAACGATGCCGACGACGCTGCCCGGGCAAAGCAGATCAAAGCCGAGCAGAAGAAAACCGCGAAGAAGGCGACCGCTAAAAGCTGA
- the lepB gene encoding signal peptidase I, producing MTQDTIGDTPHADDSKSDDKEPINWFAELRSLFLMLLAVLAFHSLVAKPFYIPSGSMMPGLLVGDRLVVSKFPYGYSWVSASFHVLPRSDWRIFGGTPAYGDVVIVVPPDRKEDYIKRVVALPGDRIALRNGRIVLNGKVVPQEIEPAIDVPVDTNTPCGYSSSGRIVEVLGEGSQRDEVCRIDVLRETMPNGASYLVTDAMEKSTDEMDEITVPEGHVFLMGDNRDFSSDSRVPSGFQQGLGGPVPLTSVGGRAEFITFSLDGSAGWNPLKWWGALRDGRAWRSLRPERRPVPRAATAEPEESASR from the coding sequence ATGACCCAAGACACCATCGGCGACACTCCGCACGCCGACGATTCGAAATCGGACGATAAAGAGCCGATCAACTGGTTCGCCGAGCTGCGCAGTCTCTTCCTGATGCTACTTGCGGTGCTCGCCTTCCACAGCCTCGTCGCCAAACCGTTCTACATCCCGTCGGGATCGATGATGCCCGGCCTGCTCGTCGGCGACCGTCTGGTGGTCAGCAAATTCCCCTATGGCTATTCCTGGGTCTCGGCGAGCTTCCATGTACTGCCGCGCAGCGACTGGCGGATCTTCGGCGGAACGCCCGCATACGGCGATGTCGTCATCGTCGTGCCGCCCGATCGCAAGGAAGACTACATCAAGCGCGTTGTCGCCCTGCCCGGTGACCGGATCGCTCTGCGGAACGGCCGGATCGTGCTCAATGGCAAGGTGGTCCCGCAGGAGATCGAACCGGCCATCGATGTCCCGGTCGATACCAACACGCCGTGCGGCTACAGCTCTTCGGGTCGTATCGTCGAGGTCCTCGGCGAAGGGTCGCAACGCGACGAAGTGTGCCGGATCGACGTCCTGCGCGAAACGATGCCCAATGGCGCGAGCTATCTCGTGACCGACGCGATGGAAAAATCGACCGACGAAATGGACGAGATCACCGTTCCGGAAGGCCATGTCTTCCTGATGGGCGACAATCGCGATTTCTCTTCGGACAGCCGCGTACCCTCTGGTTTCCAGCAAGGATTGGGCGGACCGGTGCCGCTGACAAGCGTCGGCGGTCGGGCCGAATTCATCACCTTTTCGCTCGACGGCAGCGCTGGCTGGAACCCGCTGAAATGGTGGGGAGCCTTGCGCGATGGGCGCGCCTGGCGCAGTCTGCGTCCGGAACGTCGCCCGGTTCCACGCGCGGCGACTGCCGAACCCGAGGAAAGCGCTAGCAGATGA
- the acpS gene encoding holo-ACP synthase, translating into MIIGLGSDLCNIERIQAALDRHGTRFEQRCFTEVERAKADRRELTRAGTYAKRFAAKEAFSKAVGTGFKRGVFMKDIGVVNAPSGAPTLALTGGAAKRLAEITPEGHEARIHLTLTDDHPWAQALVIIEALPA; encoded by the coding sequence ATGATCATCGGCCTGGGCTCCGACCTCTGCAATATCGAACGCATTCAGGCGGCACTCGATCGCCACGGTACGCGCTTCGAACAGCGCTGCTTTACTGAGGTCGAACGCGCCAAGGCCGATCGACGCGAGCTCACACGGGCGGGAACCTATGCCAAGCGATTCGCGGCCAAGGAGGCGTTCTCCAAGGCTGTGGGCACCGGCTTCAAGCGCGGCGTCTTCATGAAGGACATCGGCGTCGTCAATGCCCCCTCGGGCGCGCCGACGCTGGCGCTGACCGGCGGGGCTGCGAAGCGGCTTGCCGAGATCACGCCGGAGGGCCATGAGGCGCGCATTCACCTGACCCTCACCGACGATCACCCATGGGCGCAGGCCCTGGTGATAATCGAAGCCCTCCCCGCATGA
- a CDS encoding pyridoxine 5'-phosphate synthase: MQDSKLRLGVNIDHVATIRNARGGDHPDPVRAAEIVSAVGGDGITAHLREDRRHIRDDDLKRIQDATDLPLNLEMAATDEMLAIALAHRPQAACIVPEKREERTTEGGLDAAGQHNHLQRYVHELTEAGIRVSLFIEPSERQLDAALRLGAPVVEFHTGEYAHAQLDGDRERLASELKRVSDMAALAAKNGIEPHAGHGLTYENVQPIAAIPQLAELNIGHYLVGEAVFVGLENAVRRMRELMDEAR; encoded by the coding sequence ATGCAGGATTCGAAACTCCGCCTCGGGGTCAATATCGATCACGTCGCCACCATCCGCAATGCGCGTGGGGGCGACCATCCCGATCCGGTGCGCGCGGCGGAAATCGTTTCGGCGGTCGGCGGCGACGGGATCACCGCGCACCTGCGCGAAGACCGCCGCCATATCCGCGACGACGACCTCAAGCGCATCCAGGATGCGACCGATCTGCCGCTCAATCTCGAGATGGCCGCGACCGACGAGATGCTCGCGATTGCACTGGCACATCGTCCGCAGGCCGCCTGCATCGTTCCCGAAAAGCGCGAAGAGCGCACCACCGAAGGTGGGCTCGACGCCGCGGGGCAGCACAATCACTTGCAACGCTATGTCCACGAATTGACCGAAGCGGGCATCCGCGTCAGCCTGTTCATCGAGCCGAGCGAGCGCCAGCTCGACGCCGCATTGCGGCTCGGCGCACCGGTGGTCGAGTTCCATACCGGCGAATACGCGCACGCTCAGCTCGACGGCGATCGAGAGCGCCTGGCTAGCGAGCTGAAGCGAGTGTCCGACATGGCCGCGCTCGCTGCCAAGAACGGCATCGAACCCCATGCCGGCCATGGACTGACCTATGAAAACGTCCAGCCGATCGCGGCCATCCCGCAATTGGCCGAGCTCAATATCGGGCACTACCTGGTCGGCGAAGCGGTCTTCGTCGGGCTCGAAAACGCCGTTCGCCGCATGCGCGAGCTGATGGACGAGGCGCGCTGA
- the pyrE gene encoding orotate phosphoribosyltransferase, whose amino-acid sequence MTEEEVLAEFRAAQALLEGHFVLSSGRHSANYLQCARVLMDPQRADRLALALSRKLPREIRAQVDKVVSPAMGGLIIGHEMGRALGKEAIFLERPEGTFELRRGFEIAEGEKCLMVEDVVTTGLSSREAIKAVHDAGGEVVAEVALVDRSMGEVDLGVPFFPLIEITFPTYAEDEVPAELEAVPVTKPGSRK is encoded by the coding sequence ATGACCGAAGAAGAGGTGCTCGCCGAATTCCGCGCCGCCCAAGCCCTGCTCGAAGGACATTTCGTGCTTTCCTCGGGCCGACACAGCGCGAACTACCTGCAATGCGCGCGCGTGCTAATGGACCCGCAGCGGGCCGACCGGCTGGCGCTGGCGCTGAGCCGGAAGCTCCCGCGGGAAATCCGCGCGCAGGTCGACAAGGTCGTCAGCCCGGCAATGGGCGGCTTGATCATCGGTCACGAAATGGGGCGCGCGCTGGGCAAGGAAGCGATCTTCCTCGAACGCCCCGAAGGCACGTTCGAATTGCGCCGCGGCTTCGAGATCGCCGAGGGTGAAAAATGCCTGATGGTCGAGGACGTGGTCACCACCGGCCTTTCCAGCCGCGAGGCAATCAAGGCCGTACACGATGCTGGCGGCGAAGTCGTCGCCGAAGTCGCGCTGGTCGATCGCAGCATGGGCGAAGTCGATCTGGGCGTGCCGTTCTTCCCGCTGATCGAAATCACCTTCCCCACCTATGCCGAGGACGAGGTTCCGGCAGAGCTCGAAGCGGTGCCCGTCACCAAGCCCGGGAGCCGGAAGTAG
- the coxB gene encoding cytochrome c oxidase subunit II: MILRNFSRFVLAGAAAATLAMGGTVAAQDAATETEQAATVEQAAGDAVPDSATDAAEAAPGYEYMGPEMIKGQPEEWGWTFQPQHTDAGEQALTLHNAILMPVIVAISLFVLVLLLLVIVKYRRGANPKPSRTTHNTMLEVVWTIVPALILLGIAIPSINLIRTQYKPAPADAITVKATGWQWYWTYSFPDNGEFEITSNMMDIDEAEAKGLPSHLAVDNRLVLPVGVPIRLQTTAADVIHSFAIPSLWFKLDAVPGRINEKVLTINEPGIYYGQCSELCGARHGYMPIAIEAVPMERWEQWVLSQGGSLGGDTAESNEAAPLVAAASASEDAAPAGEAPIETTSSDAAEAGASN; this comes from the coding sequence ATGATTCTTCGCAATTTCAGCCGTTTCGTTCTTGCCGGGGCCGCCGCGGCGACTTTGGCAATGGGCGGCACCGTCGCCGCGCAGGACGCCGCGACCGAAACCGAACAGGCCGCCACGGTCGAACAGGCGGCAGGCGATGCCGTTCCCGATTCTGCGACCGACGCGGCCGAAGCTGCCCCGGGCTATGAATATATGGGCCCCGAGATGATCAAGGGCCAGCCGGAAGAGTGGGGCTGGACGTTCCAGCCGCAGCATACCGATGCGGGCGAGCAGGCGCTGACGCTGCACAATGCGATCCTGATGCCGGTGATCGTCGCCATCAGCCTGTTCGTGCTGGTTCTGCTGCTGCTGGTGATCGTGAAGTATCGTCGCGGTGCGAATCCGAAGCCTTCGCGCACCACGCACAACACCATGCTCGAAGTGGTCTGGACGATCGTTCCTGCGCTGATCCTGCTCGGGATCGCGATTCCCTCGATCAACCTGATCCGCACCCAGTACAAGCCCGCTCCCGCCGATGCGATCACCGTCAAGGCGACCGGGTGGCAGTGGTATTGGACCTATTCCTTCCCTGACAATGGCGAGTTCGAGATCACCTCGAACATGATGGATATCGACGAAGCCGAGGCGAAGGGCCTGCCCTCGCATCTCGCCGTCGACAATCGCCTGGTCCTGCCGGTCGGCGTTCCGATCCGTCTGCAGACCACCGCAGCCGACGTGATTCACTCCTTCGCGATCCCCTCGCTGTGGTTCAAGCTCGACGCGGTGCCGGGCCGGATCAACGAGAAGGTGCTGACGATCAACGAGCCCGGCATCTATTACGGCCAGTGCTCCGAACTGTGCGGTGCGCGCCATGGCTACATGCCGATCGCGATCGAAGCCGTCCCGATGGAGCGCTGGGAACAGTGGGTGTTGTCGCAGGGCGGCTCACTGGGCGGCGACACGGCCGAAAGCAACGAGGCCGCACCGTTGGTCGCAGCCGCTTCGGCCAGCGAAGATGCCGCGCCGGCCGGTGAAGCGCCGATCGAAACGACCTCCTCCGATGCCGCCGAAGCCGGCGCGTCCAACTGA
- the ctaD gene encoding cytochrome c oxidase subunit I, whose product MATTANPEHIPAHSDHDAHDAHHDHKPGFFTRWFLSTNHKDIGTLYLIFAIFAGIVGGAISGIMRAELAEPGIQILNKTWFLAGVGPESLDAALHHWNVLITAHGLIMVFFMVMPAMIGGFGNWFVPLMIGAPDMAFPRMNNVSFWLTFVAFISLLASTFVPGGTGVGAGTGWTVYAPLSTLGSQGPAVDFAIFSLHLAGAASILGAINFITTIFNMRAPGMTLHKMPLFVWSVLVTAFLLLLALPVLAAAITMLLTDRNFGTTFFDPAGGGDPVLYQHLFWFFGHPEVYIMILPGFGMISQIIATFSRKPVFGYLGMAYAMVAIGVIGFVVWAHHMYTVGLDVNTKMYFTAATMIIAVPTGVKIFSWVATMWGGSLEFKSPMVWALGFIFLFTVGGVTGIVLSNGGVDDVLHDTYYVVAHFHYVLSMGAVFSLFAGFYYWFPKMSGRWHSEFLAHLHFWVFFIGVNVIFFPMHFLGVDGMPRRIPDYPEAYTGWNEVASYGYMIMAASLVIFFVNIAYAFIAGRRAEDNYWGEGATTLEWSLSSPPPFHQFETLPVIEDHHDHHHHIRPAEAH is encoded by the coding sequence ATGGCCACGACAGCAAACCCCGAACACATTCCCGCGCATAGCGATCATGACGCGCACGATGCGCATCACGATCACAAGCCGGGCTTTTTCACGCGCTGGTTCCTTTCGACCAACCACAAGGACATCGGCACGCTGTACCTGATCTTCGCGATCTTCGCGGGGATCGTGGGTGGTGCGATCTCGGGCATCATGCGTGCCGAGCTCGCCGAGCCGGGCATCCAGATCCTCAACAAAACCTGGTTCCTCGCCGGCGTGGGGCCGGAAAGCCTCGATGCGGCGTTGCACCACTGGAACGTCCTGATCACGGCGCACGGCCTGATCATGGTGTTCTTCATGGTCATGCCGGCGATGATCGGCGGCTTCGGCAACTGGTTCGTCCCGCTGATGATCGGTGCGCCGGATATGGCTTTCCCGCGCATGAACAACGTTTCGTTCTGGCTGACCTTCGTCGCTTTCATCAGCCTCCTGGCCTCCACTTTCGTGCCGGGCGGTACGGGCGTGGGCGCGGGTACCGGCTGGACGGTCTATGCACCGCTGTCGACCCTCGGCTCGCAAGGGCCCGCGGTCGACTTCGCGATCTTTTCGCTCCACCTTGCGGGTGCGGCTTCGATCCTCGGCGCGATCAACTTCATCACCACGATCTTCAACATGCGTGCGCCGGGCATGACCCTGCACAAGATGCCGCTGTTCGTGTGGTCGGTGCTGGTCACCGCGTTCCTGCTGCTGCTGGCGCTGCCGGTGCTCGCCGCGGCGATCACCATGCTGCTGACCGATCGCAACTTCGGAACGACCTTCTTCGATCCGGCCGGCGGCGGCGACCCCGTGCTCTACCAGCACCTGTTCTGGTTCTTCGGTCACCCTGAAGTCTACATCATGATCCTGCCGGGCTTCGGCATGATCAGCCAGATCATCGCGACGTTCAGCCGCAAACCGGTGTTCGGCTATCTCGGCATGGCCTACGCCATGGTCGCGATCGGCGTGATCGGCTTCGTCGTGTGGGCGCACCACATGTACACTGTCGGCCTCGACGTGAACACGAAGATGTACTTCACCGCCGCCACGATGATCATCGCGGTCCCGACGGGGGTCAAGATCTTCAGCTGGGTCGCCACGATGTGGGGCGGCAGCCTGGAATTCAAATCGCCCATGGTCTGGGCGCTGGGCTTCATCTTCCTCTTCACCGTGGGCGGCGTGACCGGCATCGTCCTTTCGAACGGCGGCGTCGACGACGTGCTGCACGACACCTATTATGTCGTCGCGCACTTCCACTACGTGCTGTCGATGGGTGCGGTGTTCTCGCTCTTCGCGGGCTTCTACTACTGGTTCCCGAAAATGAGCGGCCGCTGGCACAGCGAGTTCCTCGCCCACCTGCACTTCTGGGTGTTTTTCATCGGGGTGAACGTGATCTTCTTCCCGATGCACTTCCTGGGTGTGGACGGCATGCCGCGCCGTATTCCGGACTATCCGGAAGCCTATACCGGCTGGAACGAAGTCGCGAGCTACGGCTACATGATCATGGCCGCGTCGCTGGTGATCTTCTTCGTCAACATCGCCTATGCGTTCATCGCCGGGCGTCGTGCAGAAGATAATTACTGGGGCGAAGGCGCAACGACGCTCGAATGGAGCCTGTCGAGCCCGCCGCCGTTCCACCAGTTCGAGACGCTTCCGGTGATCGAGGACCACCACGATCATCACCACCACATCCGTCCGGCCGAAGCGCACTGA
- a CDS encoding tetratricopeptide repeat protein, with the protein MSARRSRFCLSMLLSAALTHALPATAQDAPSPGIEASDQALSEIGALLREGSEREAYRRIGEITGGPTELSEFGKPEAAVLRDASRYVGASGARYVAVNGIVYRLLERLGFEPHEVAMARYSYAAALQEEALYSEAEAVWRVQLAHYRACCTIDSGGALDAAVGLAQTLEAQRRFGEADAVLAEIWNVALGFDDFTNIVMEELARARARNLIAAGQPRRAYDLTAEVLARGRATDDLSQELAIDYRVLHGRSALATERYDEAERLAREAIAVGRPDGEWIVIAALDTPEADARELLADALEAQGRYAAAEPIRRNLLAKIEDNFSIPKQYETHRPAMFALARNLATQGKAESLALLARQAAAIADIFGSLDYRLLPVVELAARERLERADPGALFPARKALAIRLAEAERERGADGSARAAMEARERRQSATLLVRAAWSASTR; encoded by the coding sequence ATGTCGGCCAGGCGCTCCCGTTTCTGCCTATCTATGCTGCTTTCGGCGGCTCTGACTCACGCCCTGCCGGCGACTGCACAGGATGCCCCTTCCCCCGGGATCGAAGCATCGGACCAAGCCCTTTCCGAAATCGGCGCGCTGCTGCGCGAAGGGTCAGAGCGCGAAGCCTATCGTCGGATCGGAGAGATAACCGGAGGACCAACTGAGCTTTCCGAATTCGGCAAACCGGAAGCGGCGGTCCTTCGCGATGCCAGTCGCTATGTCGGCGCATCGGGCGCGCGCTATGTCGCGGTGAACGGCATCGTCTACCGGCTTCTGGAGCGGCTCGGCTTCGAACCGCACGAGGTGGCGATGGCGCGTTATAGCTATGCCGCCGCGCTGCAGGAGGAAGCCTTATATAGCGAGGCCGAAGCGGTTTGGCGGGTTCAGCTTGCGCATTATCGCGCCTGCTGCACGATCGATTCTGGCGGTGCGCTCGATGCCGCAGTCGGACTTGCACAAACGCTCGAAGCACAGAGGCGATTCGGTGAGGCCGATGCCGTCCTCGCGGAAATCTGGAACGTCGCGCTCGGCTTTGACGACTTCACCAATATCGTCATGGAAGAGCTTGCCCGTGCGCGCGCGCGAAATCTCATCGCGGCAGGTCAGCCGCGGCGCGCTTACGACCTAACCGCCGAAGTCCTTGCCAGGGGCCGCGCCACGGACGACCTCTCTCAGGAGCTTGCGATCGATTACCGCGTGTTGCACGGACGCAGCGCGCTTGCCACCGAGCGCTACGACGAGGCGGAACGTCTGGCGCGGGAGGCTATCGCAGTCGGGCGCCCCGACGGCGAATGGATCGTCATCGCGGCACTCGATACCCCAGAGGCCGATGCACGCGAACTCCTGGCCGACGCCTTGGAAGCACAGGGACGATACGCCGCAGCCGAGCCGATCCGTCGCAATCTGCTTGCGAAGATCGAAGACAATTTCTCGATCCCGAAGCAATACGAGACCCATCGCCCGGCGATGTTCGCGCTGGCGCGCAATCTCGCAACGCAGGGAAAGGCGGAATCGCTTGCCCTGCTCGCGCGTCAAGCGGCCGCCATCGCCGATATCTTCGGCTCGCTGGACTATCGCTTGCTGCCGGTCGTCGAGCTGGCAGCGCGAGAACGGCTGGAGCGCGCGGATCCGGGGGCCCTGTTTCCGGCCCGCAAGGCGCTGGCGATCAGGCTCGCCGAGGCGGAACGCGAACGCGGGGCCGACGGCAGCGCACGCGCTGCGATGGAGGCGCGCGAGCGCCGCCAAAGCGCAACGCTCCTCGTCCGCGCAGCCTGGTCTGCCTCCACCCGATAG